The proteins below are encoded in one region of Candidatus Flexicrinis proximus:
- the menD gene encoding 2-succinyl-5-enolpyruvyl-6-hydroxy-3-cyclohexene-1-carboxylic-acid synthase has protein sequence MIPANKNMLWTSVVVDEFARAGVKYAVIAPGSRSTPLVMAIAEDTRIRTFSIIDERSAAFVALGLALETGIPALLVCSSGTATANFYPAIIEAHYSNVPILVLTADRPHELRDSGANQTVDQVRMYGSHVLWSVDVVPPESNPTEVVVRSLRTLANRAVAMACGPVGGPVHLNFPFRKPLEPLEVPTDTVSVRGSPRTAEQPYSRVMRGTLLPTDAQLDDICLLIQHSKRALVIAGPRTPKSNLPRSLARFVQSTGYLVLADPLSNLRWSPDVSVIGGYDTFLPGTTLLDDVDLIIHLGALPASKVLEDFFIRNSVPSVIQVSDIGVWNDPYHRLTHFIHADPSAVFEGLADRISERVVDDVWANEWLAVERRTWNGLESELPSRFFDGGIVGKITELLPENGRLFTASSLSVRHLEQFGRPSGKRLHVFCNRGASGIDGTTSSAIGVAAASPAPVVLVTGDLAFYHDLNGLLAARRTSAKLIVVLLNNDGGGIFRRLPITQFEPQFTDLFLTPHGLNFEPAAELFGFDYRRVDDYESLRLAFDAAVAGTNSVVIEVRTDVDEDISARDGVSRAVSQPTE, from the coding sequence ATGATTCCAGCCAATAAGAATATGCTCTGGACGTCCGTCGTTGTAGACGAATTTGCCCGAGCTGGTGTGAAGTATGCGGTGATCGCGCCGGGATCAAGATCAACGCCGTTGGTTATGGCGATTGCCGAAGACACGCGGATTCGAACGTTTTCCATCATCGACGAACGCAGCGCGGCATTTGTTGCGCTCGGCCTGGCGCTTGAGACTGGGATTCCAGCGCTGCTTGTCTGCTCGTCAGGTACCGCTACCGCGAATTTCTACCCGGCCATAATCGAAGCGCACTACTCGAATGTCCCTATACTTGTACTCACCGCGGATCGTCCGCACGAACTGCGCGACAGTGGGGCCAATCAGACCGTCGATCAGGTCCGGATGTACGGCTCTCACGTGTTATGGTCGGTTGATGTTGTACCGCCGGAATCGAATCCAACAGAGGTGGTCGTCCGCAGTCTGAGAACACTGGCGAATCGTGCTGTCGCAATGGCCTGCGGGCCAGTCGGTGGGCCGGTTCACCTGAACTTTCCGTTTCGCAAGCCGCTTGAACCCCTAGAAGTGCCGACTGATACCGTGTCGGTTAGGGGTAGTCCGCGAACTGCCGAACAACCCTATTCGCGTGTTATGCGGGGAACATTGCTGCCGACAGATGCGCAGTTAGACGACATTTGTCTTCTTATTCAGCATTCGAAACGCGCCCTCGTGATTGCTGGCCCACGGACCCCTAAGAGCAATTTACCACGTTCTCTTGCCCGCTTCGTCCAATCCACTGGCTACCTGGTGCTGGCGGACCCACTCTCGAACCTGCGCTGGTCCCCGGATGTTTCGGTCATCGGAGGTTATGATACGTTCCTGCCTGGTACCACGCTACTGGACGACGTCGACCTGATTATTCACCTGGGCGCCTTACCGGCATCAAAGGTTCTAGAAGACTTCTTTATTCGCAACAGTGTACCCAGCGTGATTCAAGTCAGCGATATTGGTGTCTGGAATGACCCGTACCACCGGCTCACGCACTTTATCCATGCAGATCCTTCCGCGGTATTTGAAGGGCTTGCGGATCGGATCAGTGAACGCGTGGTTGATGATGTATGGGCGAACGAGTGGCTGGCAGTAGAACGTAGGACCTGGAATGGGCTAGAGTCGGAGCTGCCGAGTCGATTCTTCGATGGAGGTATTGTCGGAAAGATCACTGAACTATTGCCAGAGAATGGACGTCTTTTTACTGCAAGCAGCCTTTCTGTTCGCCATCTGGAGCAATTCGGACGTCCCTCTGGAAAGCGTCTTCATGTGTTCTGCAATCGTGGCGCAAGCGGCATCGACGGAACAACTTCGAGTGCAATTGGTGTTGCGGCTGCGTCCCCTGCCCCAGTCGTACTGGTCACGGGAGACCTTGCGTTTTACCATGATCTCAACGGGTTATTGGCGGCGCGGCGCACCAGCGCAAAGCTGATCGTGGTTCTATTGAATAACGATGGCGGTGGTATTTTCAGGCGTTTGCCAATTACACAGTTCGAGCCACAATTCACTGATCTGTTCCTAACCCCCCATGGGTTGAACTTCGAACCGGCCGCTGAGTTGTTTGGATTCGATTATCGGCGGGTCGATGACTACGAGTCGTTGCGACTGGCATTTGACGCGGCGGTTGCTGGGACCAACAGCGTCGTGATCGAAGTACGCACAGATGTGGATGAGGATATTTCGGCGCGGGACGGCGTGTCGCGTGCTGTAAGTCAACCAACCGAGTAG
- a CDS encoding isochorismate synthase, with the protein MMDVMEMELTRNSDSTAVRSLIRPLRTRIHLIDVLSIADGEARVFWQNGRLTTAYAGWGVTASVTASGAGRFAQVRQEVERLLSCVDNESAPRDASPRMFGGFAFRPDYVPHQTWFEFPNTYFVLPRVMVTDTDGQLWLTITTCDANEDLVAEADRIVSRLESAGDVERFAQPHVVRTTYPLSLDDWRDQVNEGVSRIRAGELEKVVLARTADLEFDGPISVVPALARLGARYPATYRFMIEPSKGSAFLGATPELLIEVSDGRVRTAAVAGSIARGLTDREDAELAAQLFTSVKERHEHALVANSLHDLLEPMASQLVYPDEPQIMKLSNIQHLYTPFDGVLKSHLDVLDAVGTLHPTPALGGCPQQVAVNTIREIERVDRGWFASPVGWIDGCGNGMLAVAIRSAVVYEETARLYAGCGIVEQSDPDSEWEETRIKFRPMLDAFGAELRQ; encoded by the coding sequence ATGATGGATGTCATGGAGATGGAACTTACACGTAATTCCGATTCAACGGCTGTTCGTTCGCTGATCCGGCCGTTACGCACCAGGATTCACCTGATAGACGTACTGAGCATTGCCGATGGCGAAGCTCGAGTATTCTGGCAGAATGGACGGCTGACCACAGCCTATGCCGGTTGGGGTGTTACCGCCTCGGTAACTGCATCCGGTGCGGGTCGATTCGCGCAGGTCCGCCAAGAAGTTGAGCGTCTGCTGTCGTGCGTTGACAATGAAAGCGCGCCTCGCGATGCTTCGCCACGAATGTTTGGCGGATTTGCGTTTCGCCCCGACTATGTTCCCCACCAGACTTGGTTTGAATTCCCGAATACCTACTTCGTGCTTCCTCGAGTGATGGTGACCGATACTGACGGCCAGTTGTGGTTGACGATCACAACCTGTGACGCGAACGAAGATCTGGTCGCTGAAGCTGATCGCATCGTCTCGCGGCTGGAGAGTGCGGGAGACGTTGAGCGGTTCGCTCAGCCGCATGTGGTTCGGACGACCTATCCGCTTTCCCTTGACGATTGGCGCGACCAGGTCAATGAGGGTGTTAGTCGAATTCGGGCAGGCGAGCTTGAGAAGGTTGTCCTGGCGCGCACTGCGGACCTTGAGTTTGATGGTCCGATTTCGGTGGTGCCTGCCCTGGCTCGTCTCGGTGCGCGTTATCCTGCCACCTATCGCTTCATGATTGAACCGTCTAAGGGAAGCGCTTTCCTGGGAGCGACGCCTGAGCTCCTGATTGAGGTCTCAGATGGCCGTGTCCGGACTGCTGCGGTTGCTGGCTCGATTGCGCGCGGCCTTACTGATCGTGAAGATGCGGAACTGGCTGCTCAGTTGTTCACCAGCGTCAAAGAACGTCATGAGCATGCGCTCGTGGCAAATTCGCTGCATGATCTGCTGGAGCCAATGGCGTCGCAGTTGGTTTACCCCGATGAACCGCAGATTATGAAACTGAGTAACATCCAGCACCTTTATACGCCATTTGACGGTGTACTCAAGTCCCACTTAGATGTACTCGACGCTGTTGGCACTTTGCATCCGACCCCGGCACTGGGTGGTTGCCCTCAGCAGGTCGCCGTGAACACGATTCGGGAGATAGAACGGGTAGATCGCGGCTGGTTTGCCTCGCCTGTCGGCTGGATTGACGGGTGCGGTAACGGTATGCTTGCCGTGGCAATCCGTTCAGCGGTTGTCTACGAGGAGACAGCGCGCTTGTATGCGGGCTGTGGAATCGTCGAGCAGTCTGATCCTGATAGTGAATGGGAAGAGACGAGGATCAAGTTCCGGCCCATGCTCGACGCCTTTGGCGCGGAGCTTCGGCAATGA
- a CDS encoding TetR/AcrR family transcriptional regulator → MTSDPRRSVPKDPESTKARILDAALDVFSTKGYHDATVDEIVEASSTSKGSVYFHFPNKQRLFIALVDRFADLLERRVIESITQHDAGIDRVRAALEACLETFGRYRRLAKVLLVQAAGLGAVFEQKRQEVLERFAGLVKTYLDEAIEVGDLAPTDTEVVSHAWIGAINAVVIRWVYSGSPTPDRILSTLLPILLRGVGFEEVRNP, encoded by the coding sequence ATGACATCAGATCCACGAAGAAGTGTACCGAAAGACCCTGAGTCGACCAAGGCGCGTATTCTTGATGCGGCCCTAGATGTGTTTTCGACCAAGGGTTATCACGATGCCACAGTTGATGAAATCGTTGAAGCGTCTTCAACATCCAAAGGCTCTGTCTATTTCCATTTCCCGAATAAGCAGCGTCTGTTTATCGCGCTCGTTGATCGCTTCGCAGATCTATTGGAACGCCGGGTAATCGAGTCAATCACGCAGCACGATGCCGGTATTGACCGAGTGCGGGCGGCACTTGAAGCGTGTCTGGAGACCTTTGGGCGCTATCGCCGGCTTGCCAAAGTTCTTCTCGTACAGGCTGCCGGGCTGGGCGCAGTTTTTGAGCAAAAGCGTCAGGAAGTACTGGAACGATTTGCCGGTCTGGTAAAGACTTATCTTGACGAGGCAATCGAGGTTGGCGATCTGGCCCCCACGGATACCGAAGTAGTATCGCATGCCTGGATCGGTGCGATAAATGCGGTCGTCATTCGCTGGGTCTATTCAGGTAGCCCAACCCCTGACCGTATTCTGTCTACCCTGCTTCCAATACTGCTGCGTGGTGTTGGCTTTGAGGAGGTTCGAAACCCGTGA
- the menH gene encoding 2-succinyl-6-hydroxy-2,4-cyclohexadiene-1-carboxylate synthase, translating into MNLSLSERSVVIERQGVSLFTRVTGQGKPLMLLHGFSGSSESWGEVTRELSTGSLVIRPDLIGHGRSTAPPDPARYTMEHAAEDIIAILDSLEIHTVSLHGYSMGGRLALYTSIRYPNRIISLSLESASPGLRSADERKTRQASDNALAHRIIAAGLEAFVHEWEQIPLFATQSGLSPHVLEKQRQLRMANNPEGLAGSLRGMGTGIQPNLWPRLHELQIPALLLTGALDAKFTDIAKQMAGLLPNAQHHVVPHCGHSIYLERPEIWVTAVRAFISGQESHEL; encoded by the coding sequence ATGAATCTCTCACTTTCAGAACGTTCAGTTGTGATTGAACGACAAGGCGTAAGCCTGTTCACCAGAGTAACAGGGCAGGGCAAGCCACTAATGTTGCTTCATGGCTTCAGTGGCAGCTCCGAGTCTTGGGGCGAAGTGACACGCGAGCTGTCTACTGGTTCATTGGTGATCCGTCCCGACCTGATTGGACACGGCAGGAGTACGGCCCCGCCTGATCCTGCACGCTACACAATGGAACATGCTGCCGAGGACATTATCGCTATCCTTGACTCGCTCGAGATCCATACCGTGTCTCTACATGGATACTCGATGGGCGGCAGACTGGCGTTGTATACCTCAATACGGTACCCGAACAGGATCATATCCCTGTCGCTAGAGAGCGCATCGCCCGGTCTGCGAAGTGCTGACGAGCGCAAGACGCGGCAAGCCAGTGACAATGCCCTGGCGCACAGGATCATCGCCGCAGGACTCGAGGCCTTCGTCCACGAGTGGGAACAGATTCCGCTGTTTGCGACACAATCTGGACTTTCGCCGCATGTCCTAGAGAAACAGCGCCAACTGCGGATGGCGAATAATCCAGAAGGACTTGCAGGCAGCTTGCGGGGAATGGGGACGGGCATCCAACCGAACCTCTGGCCACGGCTCCACGAATTGCAGATCCCCGCGCTGCTTCTCACCGGAGCACTCGACGCCAAGTTCACAGACATCGCGAAACAGATGGCTGGGCTTCTGCCCAATGCCCAGCATCATGTTGTACCGCACTGCGGACACAGCATTTACCTTGAGCGGCCAGAGATCTGGGTTACCGCGGTACGAGCATTCATCTCGGGGCAAGAAAGCCATGAATTGTAA
- a CDS encoding response regulator transcription factor: protein MTPSSQKNVKENRGKLILIVDDEPHMVRMVRMNLEVEGFRVIEARNGIQALDQIRTKLPDLVLLDVMMPELDGFSTLRMLREFSSIPVIMLTAKGDENDRVQGLELGADDYLPKPFGPRELSARIRAVLRRAESISVAPSDTVLRIDDFLQVDFNTRSVIVGGERKKLRPLEFRLLYHLIENAGWTVTYEQILANVWGYEYREETHYVRLYVNYLRKSIEEDPANPRYILTERGVGYRFVDFRRDTPTPRADK from the coding sequence ATGACTCCCTCGTCACAGAAAAACGTAAAGGAAAACCGCGGCAAACTGATCCTGATTGTCGACGATGAACCACATATGGTGCGCATGGTGCGCATGAACCTGGAAGTCGAAGGTTTTCGCGTTATCGAAGCTCGAAATGGCATACAGGCGCTGGATCAGATCCGCACCAAGTTGCCCGACCTGGTGCTGCTAGACGTGATGATGCCTGAGCTGGACGGTTTTTCGACGCTTCGGATGTTGCGCGAGTTTTCAAGCATTCCGGTCATTATGCTCACGGCAAAAGGCGATGAAAACGATCGTGTCCAGGGGCTCGAACTCGGCGCGGATGATTACCTGCCGAAACCCTTTGGACCACGAGAACTCTCTGCTCGAATCCGTGCAGTATTGCGCCGTGCGGAGAGTATCTCCGTTGCGCCAAGTGACACTGTCTTAAGGATTGACGACTTTCTCCAAGTGGACTTTAACACGCGGTCTGTAATTGTGGGCGGCGAAAGAAAGAAACTGCGTCCGTTGGAGTTTCGCCTTTTGTATCATCTCATCGAGAATGCAGGGTGGACCGTCACCTACGAACAGATCCTTGCCAACGTCTGGGGCTATGAGTATCGCGAAGAGACTCACTACGTGCGGCTGTACGTGAACTATTTGCGTAAGAGCATTGAAGAAGATCCGGCGAACCCGCGTTATATCCTGACTGAACGCGGCGTGGGTTATAGGTTCGTGGACTTCAGGCGTGATACACCCACGCCCAGGGCGGACAAGTAG
- a CDS encoding FHA domain-containing protein: MVTAPLKFEAQTEPEVRLGTVILSEGDDVLLEFVGFGNRVPIVPNQRTTIGRLDASGGSVPDLDLTPYGAFDKGVSRMHAALIRQDSSLTILDLGSSNGTLINGRRISANQPRVVQDGDEITFGQLVARVYFK, translated from the coding sequence ATGGTAACTGCTCCCCTGAAGTTTGAGGCGCAGACTGAACCCGAAGTCCGCCTTGGCACAGTAATTCTAAGCGAGGGCGATGATGTGCTGCTCGAGTTTGTTGGATTTGGCAACCGGGTGCCTATTGTGCCGAACCAGAGAACAACGATCGGCCGCCTTGACGCGTCCGGGGGTTCAGTACCTGACCTCGACCTCACCCCCTATGGTGCGTTTGATAAGGGCGTATCCCGGATGCATGCCGCATTGATCCGTCAGGACTCATCGCTAACCATACTCGATCTTGGAAGCTCGAATGGGACGCTGATCAACGGGCGGCGTATTTCGGCGAATCAACCTCGGGTCGTTCAAGACGGGGACGAGATCACTTTTGGTCAGTTAGTTGCTCGCGTCTACTTCAAGTAA
- a CDS encoding VWA domain-containing protein, with translation MADELFDPYAALGIPQDASQDLIEVAFEMMQKRFQSVERGKRTAVMNDQYRDAKRAHEILTNPNLMLSAIKHTQFSQARQQFAMKVTASRTQLPVIDEPQVLYARLDFEPLDAALTTSERTSSNLNLTLVLDRSNSMQGTRLDRVKAAAFQIIENMTADDVISVVAFSDRASVIVPATKVKDKPALKAQVTMMSAFGGTEIYHGLNEGLRQNREFLDPKFVNHILLLTDGNTYGDEEQCLGLATNASIEGIGISAMGLGTDWNDDFLDLLATTTGGTSQFIRNVGEVGVFINNHVRHLSSTFAERLRIIINLAEGVVIDQMFKIAPLPQPVEVTDGEIKLGILEARRPTTVLIQFRLVPGLDEGIFNVARIVAVGDILVNRQPTYYLLHQIMTEVTSMQFDDETNIEILDALSRLALYRMQEQANEAIKRGEFEEATKRLEKLATRLLAMGQPALATHVLQEAHVVKTTHMLSAEGKKTIKYNTRVLINTQLREV, from the coding sequence ATGGCAGATGAGCTTTTTGACCCATATGCAGCGTTAGGCATCCCACAGGATGCATCTCAGGACCTGATTGAAGTCGCGTTTGAGATGATGCAGAAGCGGTTTCAATCCGTCGAGCGTGGCAAGCGCACTGCTGTGATGAATGACCAGTATCGCGACGCTAAACGTGCGCATGAGATTCTTACCAACCCGAATCTCATGCTTTCTGCGATCAAGCACACGCAGTTTAGCCAGGCCCGCCAGCAATTCGCCATGAAGGTTACCGCGAGTCGCACGCAGTTGCCTGTGATCGATGAGCCTCAGGTTCTGTATGCCCGTCTCGACTTCGAGCCATTGGACGCAGCGCTTACGACTTCCGAGCGTACCAGCAGCAATTTGAATCTGACGCTAGTTCTTGACCGCAGTAACTCGATGCAGGGAACCCGGCTGGATCGTGTGAAAGCGGCCGCTTTTCAGATTATCGAGAACATGACCGCCGACGATGTAATTTCAGTCGTTGCTTTTAGTGATCGCGCCTCAGTTATCGTCCCAGCAACCAAGGTCAAAGACAAACCTGCCCTCAAGGCGCAGGTGACGATGATGTCGGCTTTTGGCGGTACCGAGATCTACCATGGACTGAACGAGGGACTTCGGCAGAATCGCGAGTTCCTTGATCCGAAATTCGTCAACCATATCCTCCTGTTGACCGACGGCAATACTTATGGAGACGAGGAGCAGTGTCTGGGCCTGGCTACCAATGCAAGTATCGAAGGCATTGGCATCAGCGCCATGGGACTGGGCACTGACTGGAATGATGACTTCCTGGACCTGCTCGCCACAACCACGGGAGGCACGTCTCAGTTTATCCGAAACGTTGGCGAGGTCGGTGTCTTTATAAATAACCATGTGCGCCACCTTTCGAGTACGTTTGCGGAGCGTCTGCGTATCATTATCAATCTCGCTGAAGGCGTCGTAATCGACCAGATGTTCAAGATCGCGCCCCTACCCCAACCGGTGGAAGTAACCGATGGTGAAATCAAACTGGGGATCTTAGAGGCGCGTCGTCCCACTACGGTCCTGATACAGTTTAGACTGGTGCCGGGATTGGATGAGGGGATCTTCAATGTCGCGAGGATCGTTGCCGTGGGAGACATCCTCGTAAATCGGCAGCCGACCTACTATCTCTTGCATCAGATCATGACCGAAGTCACTTCGATGCAGTTTGACGACGAAACCAACATCGAAATTCTCGACGCACTCAGCCGCCTTGCGCTCTATAGGATGCAGGAACAGGCCAATGAGGCGATTAAGCGTGGTGAGTTTGAAGAAGCCACGAAGCGCCTTGAAAAGCTGGCCACGCGACTTCTGGCGATGGGCCAGCCAGCATTGGCAACCCATGTCCTGCAGGAAGCGCATGTTGTGAAGACGACCCACATGCTTTCGGCGGAAGGAAAGAAGACCATCAAGTACAATACGCGTGTTCTGATCAATACGCAGCTGCGCGAAGTATAG
- a CDS encoding serine/threonine-protein phosphatase, giving the protein MSDHPTTPLPNLDPQQDINTAPMRRVDAVETSVLDGSTQELSRATMIATANAHITYGLTTDVGMIRTNNEDSSFSFVSISRTADAVPEFGIFIVADGMGGHVDGEWASAAAVRITASELMKSVYLPFITLSDATDRMPISEALENAFTASHKHLISELPSGGTTLTSLVIMGNLAHLAHVGDSRCYLITDGRIEQISRDHSYVARLIEMQEISPEDAEHHPQKSVLYRALGQSDLLEVDTLTRRLPPGAMLLLCSDGLSGLVHDSEFLSYVQRFTPQQACDHLVTLANARGGNDNITALVVKLPG; this is encoded by the coding sequence ATGTCTGATCATCCGACCACTCCCCTTCCCAACCTCGACCCGCAGCAGGACATCAACACTGCGCCGATGCGGCGGGTTGACGCAGTTGAGACGTCCGTCCTTGATGGCTCAACGCAGGAACTCTCGCGCGCGACGATGATCGCCACAGCGAATGCACATATAACTTATGGCCTAACGACCGACGTGGGCATGATTCGAACAAACAATGAGGACTCGTCGTTCTCGTTTGTATCGATCAGCCGAACAGCAGACGCCGTGCCCGAATTTGGCATCTTTATCGTTGCGGATGGTATGGGCGGACACGTAGATGGGGAATGGGCGTCTGCGGCGGCTGTTCGTATCACCGCCTCTGAGCTAATGAAGTCAGTGTATCTGCCATTCATTACGCTTTCCGATGCAACGGATCGTATGCCGATCAGCGAAGCACTTGAAAACGCGTTTACGGCCTCACACAAGCATCTCATCAGTGAGCTGCCATCGGGTGGAACCACCCTGACCTCGCTTGTGATCATGGGAAACCTGGCACATCTTGCCCACGTAGGGGACAGCCGCTGCTATCTCATCACAGATGGCCGGATCGAGCAGATTTCAAGAGACCACTCGTATGTGGCACGTTTGATCGAGATGCAGGAAATCAGTCCCGAGGATGCCGAGCACCATCCGCAAAAGAGTGTTCTGTATCGCGCTTTGGGCCAAAGTGATCTCCTGGAAGTCGACACGCTTACCCGGCGACTCCCTCCCGGCGCGATGCTACTGCTCTGCAGCGATGGATTGTCCGGGCTGGTGCATGATAGCGAATTTCTGAGTTATGTACAGCGGTTTACGCCTCAGCAGGCCTGCGATCACCTTGTTACCCTCGCTAACGCGCGCGGTGGAAACGACAACATCACAGCGCTCGTTGTAAAGCTCCCCGGCTAG
- a CDS encoding PQQ-binding-like beta-propeller repeat protein — MADTKQFDNKLTTDSAGSSGLQVDSLLMERYRIVGVVGGGGMGTVFQARDTHFPEAKRLVAIKEMITPHGDAGQRTAMLKTFQREANILAALSHPAIPKIFDFFVTDSRAYLVMEYINGSDLDALMGRTRTLPVEKVVDWGIELCDVLDYLHSHKPQPIVFRDMKPANIMIDSLGKVRLIDFGIAKIFEGDKDKKHTMIGTEGYSAPEQYRGDVTPLSDVYGLGATLHHVLTRKDPRVEPPFSFHERPIASFNPQVPPPLIAAVDRALAQKPEERFQSCSEMKITLEQIRSSRGTGSMRPIGTDMLAGAVPGTMPQSGKPRTDFFEQGGDKLEAIQPRWKFKTEDEIRTSPAIYRNMVYVGSYDSNMWALNLEDGKMVWKFPTGAGIASSPAVDGTTKLTYFGSEDNIMYAADSMTGRLVWTYHTKGKIRSSPRIAHNHVFFGSDDGMLYALAANNGRFLWQYEAGISIRTRPFVTNDVIIFGADDGSIYGLELAGKRKWVYRAKRGINSSPQVDLKNNICFIGSFDGYLYALDANSGFTLWRFRTNGPIVSSPCLSVDTVYFGSADGVLYAVNTDSGKERWQFACEKPIIGSPTIAGNAVYVGGTDNHFYCLDLKTGKMLWKYKTDGQITSTPAAGDNIIVFGSMDHTVYAMPTVG; from the coding sequence ATGGCAGACACGAAACAGTTTGACAACAAACTAACAACCGATTCGGCCGGCTCTAGCGGCTTGCAGGTCGACTCGTTGCTAATGGAACGCTACAGAATCGTCGGCGTCGTCGGTGGCGGCGGCATGGGCACCGTGTTTCAGGCGCGTGACACGCACTTCCCTGAGGCAAAACGGCTCGTAGCGATTAAGGAAATGATCACACCGCATGGTGATGCTGGCCAGCGGACGGCAATGCTCAAGACCTTTCAGCGTGAGGCGAATATTCTTGCGGCATTGAGCCATCCTGCTATTCCGAAGATTTTCGACTTCTTCGTGACCGACTCGCGAGCTTATCTGGTCATGGAGTATATCAATGGCAGCGATCTGGATGCGTTAATGGGCCGCACCCGAACGCTTCCTGTCGAGAAAGTCGTCGACTGGGGTATCGAGCTGTGTGACGTGCTTGATTACCTGCACAGCCACAAGCCGCAGCCGATTGTATTCCGCGACATGAAACCTGCCAACATCATGATTGACAGCCTGGGCAAAGTCAGGCTGATCGACTTCGGAATCGCCAAGATATTCGAAGGTGACAAAGACAAAAAGCACACCATGATCGGCACGGAAGGGTACTCGGCACCGGAGCAGTATCGCGGTGATGTGACGCCCCTTTCCGACGTATACGGACTTGGGGCTACCCTGCACCACGTGTTAACGCGCAAAGACCCGCGCGTGGAGCCGCCATTTAGTTTTCACGAACGTCCAATCGCCTCGTTCAATCCACAGGTACCGCCGCCGTTGATCGCGGCGGTGGACCGTGCGCTCGCTCAGAAACCGGAAGAACGGTTTCAGTCGTGCAGCGAGATGAAAATCACGCTTGAGCAGATCCGCAGTTCCCGGGGCACCGGTAGCATGCGTCCGATTGGTACGGATATGCTGGCCGGCGCCGTGCCCGGTACTATGCCGCAATCAGGGAAGCCCCGAACGGACTTCTTTGAGCAGGGCGGCGATAAGTTGGAGGCGATCCAGCCTCGCTGGAAGTTCAAGACTGAAGACGAGATTCGCACCAGCCCGGCGATTTATCGAAACATGGTCTATGTCGGCTCGTACGATTCGAATATGTGGGCCTTGAATCTCGAAGACGGTAAGATGGTCTGGAAGTTCCCGACTGGAGCAGGAATCGCTTCTTCACCTGCTGTTGACGGCACGACCAAGCTCACTTACTTTGGATCAGAAGATAATATCATGTATGCCGCCGACTCGATGACTGGCCGGTTGGTCTGGACGTACCACACTAAGGGGAAAATCCGCAGTTCGCCTCGGATTGCGCACAATCATGTGTTTTTCGGAAGTGATGACGGCATGCTTTATGCTCTGGCCGCTAATAATGGCCGGTTCCTGTGGCAGTACGAGGCGGGTATTTCGATACGAACCCGGCCTTTTGTAACGAATGACGTCATCATCTTCGGCGCTGACGACGGTTCAATATATGGGCTTGAACTGGCCGGCAAGCGAAAGTGGGTCTATCGCGCCAAGCGAGGCATCAATTCGTCGCCTCAGGTGGATCTGAAGAATAATATCTGCTTTATCGGCTCGTTTGATGGCTATCTCTACGCACTGGACGCCAACAGCGGCTTTACACTGTGGCGCTTCCGCACTAATGGCCCAATCGTCTCGTCACCCTGCCTGTCAGTCGATACGGTCTACTTTGGGTCAGCCGATGGGGTTTTGTATGCCGTAAATACGGATTCAGGCAAGGAGCGCTGGCAGTTTGCCTGCGAAAAACCCATCATCGGCAGTCCAACTATCGCGGGAAACGCCGTGTATGTTGGCGGGACAGATAATCACTTCTATTGTCTCGACCTTAAAACGGGTAAGATGTTGTGGAAGTATAAGACTGATGGGCAGATTACATCCACGCCTGCGGCTGGTGATAACATCATCGTGTTTGGTTCCATGGACCACACAGTCTATGCGATGCCGACAGTTGGCTAG